The segment TGCGAACGAGCCAATTTGCCGTCGGCGCGAAGGTCGAGATCAAGCTCCCCTTCGATCGTCGAGTTTGCTGAGAACCCTACCAAATCGGCCACCACACCGAGCGGCAAATCGTTCGATCGAGCAGCAATGCGAAATGCTTGGTCGCCAACCATCTCGACTCGAGCCGATGCGACGGCTGATAATCCAGCGGCTTGAGGAGACTCAACCTCGAGCCGCTCGGCGGCCAGCACGCCGCCAGAGATCGAGACCACACCGGTGCGGATATTGAGGGGCAGCGAACCGGCTCGGCTAAGTCGGTTGACTTGCAAGTTGGCAGTCGCATTCCAACTGGCGATCTCGCCCACGTTTTCGACAGGCCCCGCGAATTGAATTTTGCCCGAAGCGATTCCGGAGAGCGGCTCGGACTTCTTGTCCTGCGAAAAAACAATCAGCAAATCATAGAGAGGCTGAACGGGAATCGACTCGACGTCCAAGTTGATTTGCAAATCTTTAAGCGGAGAAAGCTCGATTGCCGCATCGCCAACGACAGAGCCAGGTCGGGACGATCCCGATGCCCCCCCGCTCGATTGGGATGGGACGCTTGCATCGATCAAATTCCCCGAAAAACGATCGATCCTCATCACCCCTTCGTCGAGCTCGACCGTCGCTTGGAAATCGCTCAGCAATAATTTTTCAAACCGAAGTCGATTCGCCGAGACCAGACCATCAATTCGATACTTTTTCGCATCGGTGAGTGCATTGAGGGGAACGGAAACCTCAAAACGAACCGTCACATTGCCATTGAGGTCGATCGGGACCCCAAGCCCAATTCGATCGAGTCGGTGGTTGAGTTTTTTGACATCAATCTCGTCAAAATTCCACTGCGACGTCCAATAGCGGATCTTTTTCGCTTCGCCGTTAGCCGGGGGGGCTGCTTTCACAAGGCTTTCGGCTTGCTCTTGTGCATTGGCGATTCGGGCACCCCCGAGCGTACCAATTCCAAATGTACCGAGAAGAAAAAGCCAAATACCTAGCCCCCAAATGGTCCTGACGCGGTATACTGCGGTCTTGAGAGTCGATTGTATCGTCATGACAGCTTTAAAACGCATCGAAAAAGTGAAGGAATGTGTTTCTATCGTCATCGGGTGATTTGATCTGGGAACTGTTTTTTTCCAAAACGGAGCTGAATGTTTCCCCTTTTTGCTCAAATGCCCAACTTAATCGATTTTTCGGGCTCGTTCGCCCTAGAAATGGCTCGTTCGGGCTTGGGCAATAAATGCCTCCAAGTTATACATAAGGCGAGTTTGTCCACCGAAGACAACTGTGCAATTTACAATCCAATTCAACGCTAAGTTTTACCCATTTCACCTGCGATACGTCGTTCCAAGAGCCACTGCGCGGCAAATCAAAGCCTGCTGCAACCTTCGGATGACGGACTAGCAACACACCAAATCAAAAGATGGTTCACCCATTATGAGATCAGACCACTGGAATTTCCTAGCCAATTTGCTGGGATCTCCCGGCAGCTCGAGTCCTGCCGAGGAAGCCGCTCCCTCCGAATCCGCAGCCAAAGACAAGCTAGACGAAAAAGAACAAGAATCGCCGAAACAAGAGGAGAAAGCAGCTCCGGCTGAAGCCGAGCCTGCGGATTTCGTCGAAGATTCGGACGACGAACCACCACAGAGTGTGGAGGACGTCATCGAAGCACTCCGTTCGGTAAAGCCGCCGCAAGTCATTCCCGGTTTCGGGCCGCCAAAGAAATTCGGGCCGCCAAAGAAATCGGAGCAAAAGACAAAACCCTCCTCCTTGCCCGCTCAAGACAAACCCAAACCATCCGTCGAAGCTCGCTCCCCGCTTCCACCGAGCTCCGAGCCGGTTACGGTTTGCGAATTGGAAACGCAAGACGACGATTCGGGAGATCTCGACGAAGTATGGGGCAGCTTGGCCAGCCAGCTCGGTGTCGCAAAAGACGACGCGTCCCCTTCGCCACGGCCAAATAAAAGTGCCGAGAGCGAGCCAGCGAAAAAACGTGGTCCTACCGCTACGCAACAAACCTCCGAACCAACAGAGCCAAAGCGAGCGAAAACGAGCGGGTTTGGCAGCGGACTTGGCCTGGATCTTGGTGAGGAACCGGAGGAACTTGAACCCGAACGAGAAGCGGAATCCGAACCGGTTGCCGAAGAAACGCCACGGGTTCATGCTCGTGGTCGTGATTCTCAACCAAACGAACCGCAGCGTGGCCGAAGTCGTCGTCCCGTCGATGAACCGATCGCAAAAGCAGACGAAATTCTATCCAGGCCCCGAGCGTTCGATTTTGACGACGAAGAAGACGAAGAAGAACAAGAGATCGTCAGTGAATCCAGTTTGCCACAAACCGAACAGAAAAGCGGCCGTTCAAACAACGCGAAGGAACCAACCCGAGACGGGACCGGAAGCCAACGATCGAGTCGCCGTGATTCGCGAAGTGATGAATCTGGCGACGATGGCGAGCGACCACGCCGCCGTGGGCGTCGCCGCGGTGCACGCCAACGTGTTAGCGAAGAAGAACTGGAGCAACCTGAACGAAAAGCCTCGAGGCGTTCGAAAGACGACATCGATGACGATGACGTCGAATTGGTTGAAACCGTTGAAGTCAAAAAAAATGACTCCAGCGATGATGACGACGCACCAAAATCTCGTTCACGGCGCCGCGGACGACGTGGCGGACGACGTGGCCGAAACCGCGACGCAGATCGCGAACAAACCAGCGAATCCCAAATTAGCGATCGCGACGACGATTTGATCGACGATGTGCTAAGCAAAAAATCCGCATTTGATGACGACCACGAAGACGACGAAGAAGTCGAAGTGATCCGTCGCGGCCGACGACCCTCACGCTCCGGACGCGATTCGCAAAACGAAGCGACGGACAGTAAAACGGCCGAGTCCGACGCGGAACCACGCCGGCGTAGCCGCGGTCGTGGACGTGGTAGTCGCAGCGAAGGTGATGGAAAAAACACTGGCAGTGAGTCGAAGGAATCTCGCTCAAGAGAACCACGACCGAAAGTACCAACCTGGCTCGAAACCGTCTCGGTACTCGTCGATTCGAATGTCGAAAACCACAAGAAGACGCCTGCCAGGAACAACGGTGGCGGACGTAATCGCGGCCGCCGCAAGTAGAAGAGGCGTACCTTCCATGACAAACTCGTCACAAGACTCCTACCTTGTGACGGATTGCTTCGCAGGACCCCGCCTGCTTCGCGCCAACGCAGGAAGCGGTATCGTTCCGATGTAGCCGTTCACGGCCTTTGGCCATGAACGAGCATTCTTAATCCTAACCCTACTCATAATCTTAATCCATTCATTGGCAAGATTCGGATATTTGTTTGCATTGGACGCAAGAATGGATCGTGATTCCGCTCAGTGAAATTTGCATGGAGTTGGTTCGCAATCCGCCGGCAACGAAACCGCCTGTCGATTTAATCGTTTAACGCTTAGCCGAAGGCGTCAGCTTTCCCATAGTCGGTCGCCTATGGCTTGGCGTTAAACAACAAGTCGAGTCAAACCGATTCAATCGACAGGCAGCCTATTGCCCCGGCGAACGGGCCTCAATATGCTTTTGCAAAGATCGCTTTTTGAGTCGTTTTTTCGCCTGTCAGAAAACATGTTCCGGTCTGCTCGTCGGCATCCCTCGGGATACAGCGAATCGTCACTTTGAGTTCCTTAAGCAGCGAATCGAGTTGTTCTTCACTTGAGAAGAAACAGTTCGCGAAGCCGCCGTGAACCTCTGGTTGATCTTCATTCTTTGGTGTAAAGAAATCTCGAAAATCCTTTTCATTTGTGATTTCGACTGTATTCTTCTCGCGAAGCTCTAACGCTCGGTCGAATAGGCTTTGCTGCATTTCGGTAAGAATTTTGTCGATCGATGTAACAAATTCGCTGCGTGAGATCCCAAAGCTTTTCGCTTGATCACGCCGTCCAACAAAAACCGCGTTTTTCTCGATATCCTTTGGCCCAACTTCGACGCGAATCGGAACGCCCCGTTTAACGTGGTACCATTTCTTTTCGCCACCACGCATATCGCGGTCGTCGATTTCGATGCGAACCGAACTGCCCGCATACGTTTGCTCGCTCAATTCTTTGCGCAGGGATTCGACGTACTCGATCACCTCGGCTCGCTGTGATTGATCTCGGTAGATCGGCAAGATGACAATTTGCGTTGGTGCCAACCGTGGCGGAAGGACAAAACCATCGTCATCACTATGCGTCATGATCAGGGCTCCGACCAATCGAGTTGAAACCCCCCAGCTCGTCGTCCAAGCGAATTCACGTTCACCATTTTCCGCTTGGAAGACGATCTCTTGAGCCTTGGAAAAGTTTTGACCAAGAAAGTGGCTGGTCCCCGCTTGCAATGCCTTGCGGTCTTGCATCATCGCCTCGATCGACAACGTTTCGATAGCCCCCGGAAAACGCTCGGCCGGCGTCTTGCTGCCGATAATCACTGGCATCGCCATCCAATTTTCGGCAAAGTCTGCATAGACGTTAACCATCCGCTCGGTTTCTTCGATCGCCTCTTGGCTCGTCGCATGAACGGTATGACCTTCTTGCCATAAAAATTCCGCCGTACGCAAAAACATCCGCGTACGCATCTCCCAACGCATCACGTTGGCCCACTGATTGATCAAAATCGGCAAGTCGCGATAACTCTGCACCCACTTTGCATAAGTCGCTCCAATGATCGTTTCACTTGTCGGGCGAATAATAAGCGGCTCTTCGAGTTTACCCGCAGGCCGTAAACCGCCGTTGGGGTCAGGCTCCAAACGATGATGGGTGACGACTGCACATTCTTTGGCAAATCCCTCGACATGCTCGGCTTCTTTTTCCAAATAACTCATTGGAATCAGCAGCGGAAAGTAGGCGTTACTGTGCCCGGTCGCTTTGAACATGTCATCAAGCGCCCGCTGCATGTTCTCCCACAAACTATAACCCCACGGCTTGATCACCATACAACCGCGAACGGGTGAGTTTTCTGCGAGGTCAGCGGCTTTGATCACCTGCTGGTACCACTCGGGGTAATCTTCACTGCGAGTAGGTTTGATCGCGGTTTGGGCTGCTTTTGCCATGAGCTCATTTTCGAAGAGGATAAAGGAAATAAGTAAGAATCATTGCATCCGTAGATTGTCCGATTTCAATCGATTTTGCATAGTCCCTAGGCAGATGTTCTTTATGAAGAGCCCAGCAATCGTATCGCAGGCGAGTTAATGGAGTTCCGAATTGAGGAATCCTCCTGACCAGCCCTGCCACATTCCTGACGCGTTCTAGCACGAGTGAGCGCGCACGAAAAAACCCGCTTCGGCTGGCGACAGTCCGAAGCGGGTCATTCGTTGATGTTTGGTGATGAATGGCAGCACCCGAAGGTGATACGATATGTTGAGTGTAGTGCGAGAGTCGCTTCCACGGATCCGGCAAGTTTGTCACCAAACTTACCCTATTCTAAGAATCCTTAGAAAGGAGGTGATCCAGCCGCAGGTTCCCCTACGGCTACCTTGTTACGACTTAGTCCCAATTGTCGAGCTGACCTTAGGCACCTGCCTCCCCGAGGGGTTAGCTTGGTGACTTCGGGCCCTCCCAACTTTCGTGGCTTGACGGGCGGTGTGTACAAGGCTCAGGAACACATTCACCGTAGTATGCTGACCTACGATTACTAGCGATTCCGGCTTCATGCAGGCGAGTTGCAGCCTGCAATCCGAACTAGGGCACGGTTTCTAGGATTTGCTCCATCTCGCGATATTGCTTCCGTTTGTCCGTACCATTGTAGGACGTGTGCAGCCCTGGTCATAAAGGCCATGAGGACTTGACGTCATCCCCACCTTCCTCCGGTTTGACACCGGCAGTCTCTCTAGAGTCCCCGGCATTACCCGCTGGCAACTAAAGATAAGGGTTTCGCTCGTTAAGGGACTTAACCCGACATCTCACGACACGAGCTGACGACAGCCATGCAGCACCTGTGCAAGAGCTCCCCGAAGGGCACTCTCTATTTTCATAGGGATTCTCAAGCATGTCAAGACCAGGATAAGGTTCTTCGCGTAGCCTCGAATTAAGCCACATCCTCCACCGCTTGTGTGAGCCCCCGTCAATTCCTTTGAGTTTCAGCCTTGCGACCATACTCCCCAGGCGGAACACTTAACGCTTTCGCTACGGCCGAGAGAATGTGGAAGTTCCCTCAACCCAGTGTTCATCGTTTACGGCTAGGACTACCGGGGTATCTAATCCCGTTCGCTACCCTAGCTTTCGTTCCTCAGCGTCAGAAAAGACCCAGTGATGCGCCTTCGCCACCGGTGTTCCCTATGATATCAACGCATTTCACCGCTCCACCATAAGTTCCCATCACCCCTGTCTTCCTCGAGCCTAGTGGTTTGAAACGCAGTTCCACAGTTGGGCTGTGGGCTTTCACATCTCACCTTCTAGGCCGCCTACGAACGCTTTAAGCCCAGTGATACCGAATAACGTTTGGACGGTTCGTCTTACCGCGGCTGCTGGCACGAACTTAGCCCGTCCTTCCTCTGAAGATCGGTCAAATACAGGGGAGGACCCCCATACATTTCCTAACTTCTGACAGCGGTTTACAACCCGAGGGCCTTCATCCCGCACGCGGCGTCGCTCGGTCAGGCTTTCGCCCATTGCCGAAGATTCTCGACTGCAGCCACCCGTAGGTGTCTGGGCAGTGTCTCAGTCCCAGTGAGCCGGGCCATGCTCTCACACCCGGTAACCATCATTGCCTTGGTGGGCCATTACCCCGCCAACAAGCTAATAGTACGCGGTCCAATCCTCGAGCGGAATCACACCTTTGATCCAAAGATATTATTCGGTATTACTAGCAGTTTCCCGCTACTATCCCGAACTCGAGGGCATGTAACCACGCTTTACTCTCCCTTCCGCCACTGTCCCTCCTCTTAGCAAGCTAATTGGAGTTCTCGTGCGACTTGCATGCCTAATCCACGCCGCCAACGTTCATTCTGAGCCAGGATCAAACCCTTCAATTTTGTATTGTTTCACCAGACCCGCCGAAGCGAGACCGGGTAAAGTCAAATTAAACCGAAAGCTGATACTAGCGTGGGAGCCTCGGTAAAGACTCCCAGCGATTCGCCATTTGTTTTTTGATGCCCGATCCCGCTGGCCTAAACCAGAAAAACCGAACTCAAACAGCAACCTCGCACTGCTGAACTCAACAGATACTCATTCATCACCAAATTGTCAAAGATCGATATTGCCTTGCTAGAAGGCCTCTGTTCTCGGCAGCTTTGTAGTCGATTCGACCACAGGCTGTCAAGCCCAGTTTTGTTTTGATTTCGCAAAACATTGAACTTAGCGTTACGCTGCCGAAGCAGGTTGCCGTCGTTCAAGGTTCGAGATCTTACAGTCTCGCGTCGGCTAGTCAACCGCTGTTTGAAAGAAAGTTAATAAAAACTTCATTCGACTTTCACTGCTGAGTTAGAGAGTGGAACCTTGCGGTTCGGTCCTCTGCGACTCGCGGTGAAGCGTGTCACTCATCAAGTGAGGCGGAAAGATACGGGGCAGACTCGAAGTTGGCAAGTGCCTTTCGGCAGTTTTCTGGAAATTCTTTTCAGCTTCACGCCAATGTTGTCTTTTTACTAGGGTTTTTGCGAAGTTTAGACACTGATTGATCGTGAATTTTCGATCAAAGAATGGTTCGTTTTCCTAGCGAGCGCCGTGTTCTCCCTTCCGACTCGAGCAATTATCGGCGGTTTGCCTGCATGAACTTTGCTTCAATTGGTGGCAAATGCTGGATTTGTTTGCTGAGTCGAGGGCCGCAGGGGCTGGTTGGAGCGTTTACCCAGCCCGTTGCGCCGGCAGACAAACCGATGGGCCTTTGCCCCGCTAACCCGGATTATTCATGGGTTCGCATAATGTTTCGATAACTCCCATGCAGCAAAGCGTTTACATTCATTGGTCGAAAAACAGTCTGCGCATTAGCCGTTTTGGCGCTAGCGGCCTGCTGATTTAATCGTTTAACGCTTAGCCGAAGGCGTCAGCTTTTTCATAAGCGGTCGCCTACGGCTTGGCGTTAAACGATAAGTCGAGTCAAACCGATTAAATCGACAGCTTACTAGCGCCAAAACGCCTAATGAATAATCCGGGCTAACGCTTTCGGATCAATCTCGTGAGAACAATCGCTCGCAAATCCGTGCAGATACCTACAGCCTGCAGGCTCGAGGTGCGTCAAGATCTCGTTTTCGAGCAGTGGACGAGGTAACGAGCCCTTTTGGCCCCCCCGTGCAGTAAGGGATGTGCAGTAAGGGATGTGCAGTAAGGGATGTGCAGTAAGGGATGTGCAGTAAGGGATGTGCAGTGAGGGACTCGTCGCCTCGTCCACTACGACCAACCCTAATTTTCAACTTGGACCGCAGCATTCGACCCATTCTACGCCTTTTCCTGCTCGTCCCCTTCGCGGTGTCGTTTGTGCAAATACAGTTTGATCGGCACTTCTCCATAGGGTAAATGATCTCGAAGCACGTTCAGTAGATACCGTTTGTAATCATTCCCAAACGCCTTCGGCTCCGTACACATCAGCACAACCGTGGGCGGCTCGGTTGCGACTTGCGTGGCAAAAAAGATCTTCGGTCGGCGATTTTGATACATCGGCGCGGGGTGACTATCGACCGCTGCACGAATGACTCGGTTTAAAACGCCCGTCGAAACACGCTCGCGTGATTGTTTGAACAGCATTGCGGCGTGATTGAGCAGTGTTTTGCAGTTTTTCCCGGTTTGCCCCGTAATAAACGCGATCGGCGCATAGGCTAATGACGGAAATTGAGCTCGGATGTAATGGACCCAGCGGTCGGTGGGGACTTTTCCATGATATTGATCCCACTTATTGATCACAAAGATCACAGGTTTGTGGTGCTCCATCACATAACCGATTAACTGCTTGTCGACTTTACTGACCGTTTCTGCCGCGTCAAAGAACACCAGTACCACGTCGGCGCGGCGAATCGAAC is part of the Novipirellula aureliae genome and harbors:
- the proS gene encoding proline--tRNA ligase, whose amino-acid sequence is MAKAAQTAIKPTRSEDYPEWYQQVIKAADLAENSPVRGCMVIKPWGYSLWENMQRALDDMFKATGHSNAYFPLLIPMSYLEKEAEHVEGFAKECAVVTHHRLEPDPNGGLRPAGKLEEPLIIRPTSETIIGATYAKWVQSYRDLPILINQWANVMRWEMRTRMFLRTAEFLWQEGHTVHATSQEAIEETERMVNVYADFAENWMAMPVIIGSKTPAERFPGAIETLSIEAMMQDRKALQAGTSHFLGQNFSKAQEIVFQAENGEREFAWTTSWGVSTRLVGALIMTHSDDDGFVLPPRLAPTQIVILPIYRDQSQRAEVIEYVESLRKELSEQTYAGSSVRIEIDDRDMRGGEKKWYHVKRGVPIRVEVGPKDIEKNAVFVGRRDQAKSFGISRSEFVTSIDKILTEMQQSLFDRALELREKNTVEITNEKDFRDFFTPKNEDQPEVHGGFANCFFSSEEQLDSLLKELKVTIRCIPRDADEQTGTCFLTGEKTTQKAIFAKAY